A window of the Canis lupus baileyi chromosome 8, mCanLup2.hap1, whole genome shotgun sequence genome harbors these coding sequences:
- the CD19 gene encoding B-lymphocyte antigen CD19 isoform X2, whose amino-acid sequence MPPPLLLFFLLFLTPEGVRPQETLQVEAKEGGKAELPCLKVPSDGPLEQQAWFQGAQSELGLWSQGLGVRKGSLGIQLFVFNVSDQMGGFYLCQPGPPSEQAWQSGWTVSVEGSGELFRWNASALNDSGCGLGNRPSEGPKPSSRYPTSSQLYVWEKDHPEIWETDPECALPRGTLNQSLNQDLIVAPGSTFWLPCEVPPAFVARGPISWTHVRPKKHNISLLSLDLREDAPGREMWVLGTLSGGAVLLLPQATVRDAGTYRCYHGNRTVEMQLKVIAQSVRYWLLETGGWKVPAVPLLYLIFCLGSLVSFLHLRRALILRRKRKRMTDPTRRFFKVTPPPGSGAQNQYGNVLSLPTPTSGTGRALRWAAGFGAAVQSYGSPRSDVPEAGAAGSRSPPPAGPEEEEGEAYEEPDSEEGSEFYENDSNRGQDQLSQDGSGYENPEDEALGPEDEDSFSSAAESYENEDEELAQPVTRTVDFLSPRGSVWDPSKEATSLGSQSYEDMRGILYAAPQLRSVRAQPGPSHEEDADSYENMDNPNGPEPAWGGGGRMSTWSTR is encoded by the exons ATGccacctcctctcctcctcttcttcctcctcttccttacACCCGAGGGAGTCAGGCCCCAGGAAACACTGCAGGTGGAGGCTAAAG aGGGAGGCAAAGCTGAGCTGCCATGCCTCAAAGTTCCCTCAGATGGTCCCCTTGAGCAGCAGGCCTGGTTTCAGGGGGCTCAGTCAGAGCTGGGCCTCTGGTCACAAGGCCTGGGCGTCCGGAAGGGGTCTCTGGGCATCCAGCTGTTCGTCTTCAACGTCTCTGACCAGATGGGGGGCTTCTACTTGTGCCAGCCGGGGCCCCCTTCCGAGCAGGCCTGGCAGTCCGGCTGGACAGTCAGCGTGGAAGGCAGTG GGGAGCTCTTCCGGTGGAATGCTTCAGCCCTAAATGACTCAGGCTGTGGCCTGGGGAACCGACCCTCAGAGGGCCCCAAGCCCTCTTCTCGTTACCCCACAAGCTCCCAGCTGTACGTGTGGGAAAAAGACCACCCTGAGATCTGGGAGACAGACCCTGAATGTGCCCTGCCCCGGGGCACTCTGAACCAGAGCCTCAACCAAG ACCTCATCGTGGCCCCTGGCTCCACATTCTGGCTGCCCTGTGAGGTGCCCCCTGCCTTCGTGGCCAGAGGCCCCATCTCCTGGACCCACGTGCGCCCCAAGAAGCATAACATCTCCTTGCTGAGCTTAGACCTGAGGGAGGATGCCCCAGGCAGAGAGATGTGGGTCCTGGGCACCCTCAGCGGAGGGGCTGTTCTGTTGCTGCCCCAGGCCACAGTTCGAGATGCTGGTACCTATCGTTGTTACCATGGCAACAGGACCGTCGAGATGCAGCTGAAGGTCATTGCCCAGTCAG TAAGGTACTGGCTGCTGGAGACTGGTGGCTGGAAAGTCCCTGCTGTGCCATTACTTTATCTGATCTTCTGCCTGGGTTCCCTGGTGAGCTTTCTTCATCTTCGAAGAG CCCTGATcctcaggaggaaaagaaagcGAATGACCGATCCCACCAGACG GTTCTTCAAAGTGACGCCTCCCCCGGGAAGCGGGGCCCAGAATCAGTACGGCAACGTGCTCTCCCTTCCCACGCCCACCTCTGGCACGG GACGCGCCCTGAGGTGGGCTGCAGGCTTCGGGGCCGCCGTCCAGTCTTACGGAAGCCCGCGCAGCGACGTCCCGGAGGCTGGAGCCGCGGGGTCTCGGAGCCCGCCGCCGGCAG gcccagaagaagaggaaggggaggcctATGAAGAGCCAGACAGTGAGGAGGGCTCCGAGTTTTACGAGAATGACTCCAACCGTGGGCAAGACCAACTCTCCCAGG ATGGCAGCGGCTATGAGAATCCTGAGGATGAGGCCTTGGGTCCTGAGGATGAAGACTCCTTCTCCAGCG CTGCTGAGTCTTACGAGAATGAGGATGAAGAGCTGGCCCAGCCAGTCACCAGGACAGTAG ACTTCCTGAGCCCCCGTGGGTCAGTCTGGGACCCCAGCAAGGAGGCAACCTCTCTTG GCTCCCAGTCCTACGAGGATATGAGAGGGATCCTGTATGCAGCCCCCCAGCTCCGCTCTGTTCGGGCGCAGCCTGGTCCCAGTCACGAGGAAG ATGCAGACTCCTATGAGAACATGGATAATCCCAATGGGCCAGAACCAgcgtggggaggagggggtcGCATGAGCACCTGGAGCACGAGATGA
- the CD19 gene encoding B-lymphocyte antigen CD19 isoform X6, which produces MPPPLLLFFLLFLTPEGVRPQETLQVEAKEGGKAELPCLKVPSDGPLEQQAWFQGAQSELGLWSQGLGVRKGSLGIQLFVFNVSDQMGGFYLCQPGPPSEQAWQSGWTVSVEGSGELFRWNASALNDSGCGLGNRPSEGPKPSSRYPTSSQLYVWEKDHPEIWETDPECALPRGTLNQSLNQGHSSRCWYLSLLPWQQDRRDAAEGHCPVSKVLAAGDWWLESPCCAITLSDLLPGFPGELSSSSKRFFKVTPPPGSGAQNQYGNVLSLPTPTSGTGRALRWAAGFGAAVQSYGSPRSDVPEAGAAGSRSPPPAGPEEEEGEAYEEPDSEEGSEFYENDSNRGQDQLSQDGSGYENPEDEALGPEDEDSFSSAAESYENEDEELAQPVTRTVDFLSPRGSVWDPSKEATSLGSQSYEDMRGILYAAPQLRSVRAQPGPSHEEDADSYENMDNPNGPEPAWGGGGRMSTWSTR; this is translated from the exons ATGccacctcctctcctcctcttcttcctcctcttccttacACCCGAGGGAGTCAGGCCCCAGGAAACACTGCAGGTGGAGGCTAAAG aGGGAGGCAAAGCTGAGCTGCCATGCCTCAAAGTTCCCTCAGATGGTCCCCTTGAGCAGCAGGCCTGGTTTCAGGGGGCTCAGTCAGAGCTGGGCCTCTGGTCACAAGGCCTGGGCGTCCGGAAGGGGTCTCTGGGCATCCAGCTGTTCGTCTTCAACGTCTCTGACCAGATGGGGGGCTTCTACTTGTGCCAGCCGGGGCCCCCTTCCGAGCAGGCCTGGCAGTCCGGCTGGACAGTCAGCGTGGAAGGCAGTG GGGAGCTCTTCCGGTGGAATGCTTCAGCCCTAAATGACTCAGGCTGTGGCCTGGGGAACCGACCCTCAGAGGGCCCCAAGCCCTCTTCTCGTTACCCCACAAGCTCCCAGCTGTACGTGTGGGAAAAAGACCACCCTGAGATCTGGGAGACAGACCCTGAATGTGCCCTGCCCCGGGGCACTCTGAACCAGAGCCTCAACCAAG GCCACAGTTCGAGATGCTGGTACCTATCGTTGTTACCATGGCAACAGGACCGTCGAGATGCAGCTGAAGGTCATTGCCCAGTCAG TAAGGTACTGGCTGCTGGAGACTGGTGGCTGGAAAGTCCCTGCTGTGCCATTACTTTATCTGATCTTCTGCCTGGGTTCCCTGGTGAGCTTTCTTCATCTTCGAAGAG GTTCTTCAAAGTGACGCCTCCCCCGGGAAGCGGGGCCCAGAATCAGTACGGCAACGTGCTCTCCCTTCCCACGCCCACCTCTGGCACGG GACGCGCCCTGAGGTGGGCTGCAGGCTTCGGGGCCGCCGTCCAGTCTTACGGAAGCCCGCGCAGCGACGTCCCGGAGGCTGGAGCCGCGGGGTCTCGGAGCCCGCCGCCGGCAG gcccagaagaagaggaaggggaggcctATGAAGAGCCAGACAGTGAGGAGGGCTCCGAGTTTTACGAGAATGACTCCAACCGTGGGCAAGACCAACTCTCCCAGG ATGGCAGCGGCTATGAGAATCCTGAGGATGAGGCCTTGGGTCCTGAGGATGAAGACTCCTTCTCCAGCG CTGCTGAGTCTTACGAGAATGAGGATGAAGAGCTGGCCCAGCCAGTCACCAGGACAGTAG ACTTCCTGAGCCCCCGTGGGTCAGTCTGGGACCCCAGCAAGGAGGCAACCTCTCTTG GCTCCCAGTCCTACGAGGATATGAGAGGGATCCTGTATGCAGCCCCCCAGCTCCGCTCTGTTCGGGCGCAGCCTGGTCCCAGTCACGAGGAAG ATGCAGACTCCTATGAGAACATGGATAATCCCAATGGGCCAGAACCAgcgtggggaggagggggtcGCATGAGCACCTGGAGCACGAGATGA
- the CD19 gene encoding B-lymphocyte antigen CD19 isoform X3: MPPPLLLFFLLFLTPEGVRPQETLQVEAKEGGKAELPCLKVPSDGPLEQQAWFQGAQSELGLWSQGLGVRKGSLGIQLFVFNVSDQMGGFYLCQPGPPSEQAWQSGWTVSVEGSGELFRWNASALNDSGCGLGNRPSEGPKPSSRYPTSSQLYVWEKDHPEIWETDPECALPRGTLNQSLNQALALPAPDLIVAPGSTFWLPCEVPPAFVARGPISWTHVRPKKHNISLLSLDLREDAPGREMWVLGTLSGGAVLLLPQATVRDAGTYRCYHGNRTVEMQLKVIAQSVRYWLLETGGWKVPAVPLLYLIFCLGSLVSFLHLRRALILRRKRKRMTDPTRRFFKVTPPPGSGAQNQYGNVLSLPTPTSGTGRALRWAAGFGAAVQSYGSPRSDVPEAGAAGSRSPPPAGPEEEEGEAYEEPDSEEGSEFYENDSNRGQDQLSQDGSGYENPEDEALGPEDEDSFSSAAESYENEDEELAQPVTRTVDFLSPRGSVWDPSKEATSLDADSYENMDNPNGPEPAWGGGGRMSTWSTR; this comes from the exons ATGccacctcctctcctcctcttcttcctcctcttccttacACCCGAGGGAGTCAGGCCCCAGGAAACACTGCAGGTGGAGGCTAAAG aGGGAGGCAAAGCTGAGCTGCCATGCCTCAAAGTTCCCTCAGATGGTCCCCTTGAGCAGCAGGCCTGGTTTCAGGGGGCTCAGTCAGAGCTGGGCCTCTGGTCACAAGGCCTGGGCGTCCGGAAGGGGTCTCTGGGCATCCAGCTGTTCGTCTTCAACGTCTCTGACCAGATGGGGGGCTTCTACTTGTGCCAGCCGGGGCCCCCTTCCGAGCAGGCCTGGCAGTCCGGCTGGACAGTCAGCGTGGAAGGCAGTG GGGAGCTCTTCCGGTGGAATGCTTCAGCCCTAAATGACTCAGGCTGTGGCCTGGGGAACCGACCCTCAGAGGGCCCCAAGCCCTCTTCTCGTTACCCCACAAGCTCCCAGCTGTACGTGTGGGAAAAAGACCACCCTGAGATCTGGGAGACAGACCCTGAATGTGCCCTGCCCCGGGGCACTCTGAACCAGAGCCTCAACCAAG CCTTGGCTCTCCCTGCCCCAGACCTCATCGTGGCCCCTGGCTCCACATTCTGGCTGCCCTGTGAGGTGCCCCCTGCCTTCGTGGCCAGAGGCCCCATCTCCTGGACCCACGTGCGCCCCAAGAAGCATAACATCTCCTTGCTGAGCTTAGACCTGAGGGAGGATGCCCCAGGCAGAGAGATGTGGGTCCTGGGCACCCTCAGCGGAGGGGCTGTTCTGTTGCTGCCCCAGGCCACAGTTCGAGATGCTGGTACCTATCGTTGTTACCATGGCAACAGGACCGTCGAGATGCAGCTGAAGGTCATTGCCCAGTCAG TAAGGTACTGGCTGCTGGAGACTGGTGGCTGGAAAGTCCCTGCTGTGCCATTACTTTATCTGATCTTCTGCCTGGGTTCCCTGGTGAGCTTTCTTCATCTTCGAAGAG CCCTGATcctcaggaggaaaagaaagcGAATGACCGATCCCACCAGACG GTTCTTCAAAGTGACGCCTCCCCCGGGAAGCGGGGCCCAGAATCAGTACGGCAACGTGCTCTCCCTTCCCACGCCCACCTCTGGCACGG GACGCGCCCTGAGGTGGGCTGCAGGCTTCGGGGCCGCCGTCCAGTCTTACGGAAGCCCGCGCAGCGACGTCCCGGAGGCTGGAGCCGCGGGGTCTCGGAGCCCGCCGCCGGCAG gcccagaagaagaggaaggggaggcctATGAAGAGCCAGACAGTGAGGAGGGCTCCGAGTTTTACGAGAATGACTCCAACCGTGGGCAAGACCAACTCTCCCAGG ATGGCAGCGGCTATGAGAATCCTGAGGATGAGGCCTTGGGTCCTGAGGATGAAGACTCCTTCTCCAGCG CTGCTGAGTCTTACGAGAATGAGGATGAAGAGCTGGCCCAGCCAGTCACCAGGACAGTAG ACTTCCTGAGCCCCCGTGGGTCAGTCTGGGACCCCAGCAAGGAGGCAACCTCTCTTG ATGCAGACTCCTATGAGAACATGGATAATCCCAATGGGCCAGAACCAgcgtggggaggagggggtcGCATGAGCACCTGGAGCACGAGATGA
- the CD19 gene encoding B-lymphocyte antigen CD19 isoform X1 codes for MPPPLLLFFLLFLTPEGVRPQETLQVEAKEGGKAELPCLKVPSDGPLEQQAWFQGAQSELGLWSQGLGVRKGSLGIQLFVFNVSDQMGGFYLCQPGPPSEQAWQSGWTVSVEGSGELFRWNASALNDSGCGLGNRPSEGPKPSSRYPTSSQLYVWEKDHPEIWETDPECALPRGTLNQSLNQALALPAPDLIVAPGSTFWLPCEVPPAFVARGPISWTHVRPKKHNISLLSLDLREDAPGREMWVLGTLSGGAVLLLPQATVRDAGTYRCYHGNRTVEMQLKVIAQSVRYWLLETGGWKVPAVPLLYLIFCLGSLVSFLHLRRALILRRKRKRMTDPTRRFFKVTPPPGSGAQNQYGNVLSLPTPTSGTGRALRWAAGFGAAVQSYGSPRSDVPEAGAAGSRSPPPAGPEEEEGEAYEEPDSEEGSEFYENDSNRGQDQLSQDGSGYENPEDEALGPEDEDSFSSAAESYENEDEELAQPVTRTVDFLSPRGSVWDPSKEATSLGSQSYEDMRGILYAAPQLRSVRAQPGPSHEEDADSYENMDNPNGPEPAWGGGGRMSTWSTR; via the exons ATGccacctcctctcctcctcttcttcctcctcttccttacACCCGAGGGAGTCAGGCCCCAGGAAACACTGCAGGTGGAGGCTAAAG aGGGAGGCAAAGCTGAGCTGCCATGCCTCAAAGTTCCCTCAGATGGTCCCCTTGAGCAGCAGGCCTGGTTTCAGGGGGCTCAGTCAGAGCTGGGCCTCTGGTCACAAGGCCTGGGCGTCCGGAAGGGGTCTCTGGGCATCCAGCTGTTCGTCTTCAACGTCTCTGACCAGATGGGGGGCTTCTACTTGTGCCAGCCGGGGCCCCCTTCCGAGCAGGCCTGGCAGTCCGGCTGGACAGTCAGCGTGGAAGGCAGTG GGGAGCTCTTCCGGTGGAATGCTTCAGCCCTAAATGACTCAGGCTGTGGCCTGGGGAACCGACCCTCAGAGGGCCCCAAGCCCTCTTCTCGTTACCCCACAAGCTCCCAGCTGTACGTGTGGGAAAAAGACCACCCTGAGATCTGGGAGACAGACCCTGAATGTGCCCTGCCCCGGGGCACTCTGAACCAGAGCCTCAACCAAG CCTTGGCTCTCCCTGCCCCAGACCTCATCGTGGCCCCTGGCTCCACATTCTGGCTGCCCTGTGAGGTGCCCCCTGCCTTCGTGGCCAGAGGCCCCATCTCCTGGACCCACGTGCGCCCCAAGAAGCATAACATCTCCTTGCTGAGCTTAGACCTGAGGGAGGATGCCCCAGGCAGAGAGATGTGGGTCCTGGGCACCCTCAGCGGAGGGGCTGTTCTGTTGCTGCCCCAGGCCACAGTTCGAGATGCTGGTACCTATCGTTGTTACCATGGCAACAGGACCGTCGAGATGCAGCTGAAGGTCATTGCCCAGTCAG TAAGGTACTGGCTGCTGGAGACTGGTGGCTGGAAAGTCCCTGCTGTGCCATTACTTTATCTGATCTTCTGCCTGGGTTCCCTGGTGAGCTTTCTTCATCTTCGAAGAG CCCTGATcctcaggaggaaaagaaagcGAATGACCGATCCCACCAGACG GTTCTTCAAAGTGACGCCTCCCCCGGGAAGCGGGGCCCAGAATCAGTACGGCAACGTGCTCTCCCTTCCCACGCCCACCTCTGGCACGG GACGCGCCCTGAGGTGGGCTGCAGGCTTCGGGGCCGCCGTCCAGTCTTACGGAAGCCCGCGCAGCGACGTCCCGGAGGCTGGAGCCGCGGGGTCTCGGAGCCCGCCGCCGGCAG gcccagaagaagaggaaggggaggcctATGAAGAGCCAGACAGTGAGGAGGGCTCCGAGTTTTACGAGAATGACTCCAACCGTGGGCAAGACCAACTCTCCCAGG ATGGCAGCGGCTATGAGAATCCTGAGGATGAGGCCTTGGGTCCTGAGGATGAAGACTCCTTCTCCAGCG CTGCTGAGTCTTACGAGAATGAGGATGAAGAGCTGGCCCAGCCAGTCACCAGGACAGTAG ACTTCCTGAGCCCCCGTGGGTCAGTCTGGGACCCCAGCAAGGAGGCAACCTCTCTTG GCTCCCAGTCCTACGAGGATATGAGAGGGATCCTGTATGCAGCCCCCCAGCTCCGCTCTGTTCGGGCGCAGCCTGGTCCCAGTCACGAGGAAG ATGCAGACTCCTATGAGAACATGGATAATCCCAATGGGCCAGAACCAgcgtggggaggagggggtcGCATGAGCACCTGGAGCACGAGATGA
- the CD19 gene encoding B-lymphocyte antigen CD19 isoform X5 translates to MPPPLLLFFLLFLTPEGVRPQETLQVEAKGELFRWNASALNDSGCGLGNRPSEGPKPSSRYPTSSQLYVWEKDHPEIWETDPECALPRGTLNQSLNQDLIVAPGSTFWLPCEVPPAFVARGPISWTHVRPKKHNISLLSLDLREDAPGREMWVLGTLSGGAVLLLPQATVRDAGTYRCYHGNRTVEMQLKVIAQSVRYWLLETGGWKVPAVPLLYLIFCLGSLVSFLHLRRALILRRKRKRMTDPTRRFFKVTPPPGSGAQNQYGNVLSLPTPTSGTGRALRWAAGFGAAVQSYGSPRSDVPEAGAAGSRSPPPAGPEEEEGEAYEEPDSEEGSEFYENDSNRGQDQLSQDGSGYENPEDEALGPEDEDSFSSAAESYENEDEELAQPVTRTVDFLSPRGSVWDPSKEATSLGSQSYEDMRGILYAAPQLRSVRAQPGPSHEEDADSYENMDNPNGPEPAWGGGGRMSTWSTR, encoded by the exons ATGccacctcctctcctcctcttcttcctcctcttccttacACCCGAGGGAGTCAGGCCCCAGGAAACACTGCAGGTGGAGGCTAAAG GGGAGCTCTTCCGGTGGAATGCTTCAGCCCTAAATGACTCAGGCTGTGGCCTGGGGAACCGACCCTCAGAGGGCCCCAAGCCCTCTTCTCGTTACCCCACAAGCTCCCAGCTGTACGTGTGGGAAAAAGACCACCCTGAGATCTGGGAGACAGACCCTGAATGTGCCCTGCCCCGGGGCACTCTGAACCAGAGCCTCAACCAAG ACCTCATCGTGGCCCCTGGCTCCACATTCTGGCTGCCCTGTGAGGTGCCCCCTGCCTTCGTGGCCAGAGGCCCCATCTCCTGGACCCACGTGCGCCCCAAGAAGCATAACATCTCCTTGCTGAGCTTAGACCTGAGGGAGGATGCCCCAGGCAGAGAGATGTGGGTCCTGGGCACCCTCAGCGGAGGGGCTGTTCTGTTGCTGCCCCAGGCCACAGTTCGAGATGCTGGTACCTATCGTTGTTACCATGGCAACAGGACCGTCGAGATGCAGCTGAAGGTCATTGCCCAGTCAG TAAGGTACTGGCTGCTGGAGACTGGTGGCTGGAAAGTCCCTGCTGTGCCATTACTTTATCTGATCTTCTGCCTGGGTTCCCTGGTGAGCTTTCTTCATCTTCGAAGAG CCCTGATcctcaggaggaaaagaaagcGAATGACCGATCCCACCAGACG GTTCTTCAAAGTGACGCCTCCCCCGGGAAGCGGGGCCCAGAATCAGTACGGCAACGTGCTCTCCCTTCCCACGCCCACCTCTGGCACGG GACGCGCCCTGAGGTGGGCTGCAGGCTTCGGGGCCGCCGTCCAGTCTTACGGAAGCCCGCGCAGCGACGTCCCGGAGGCTGGAGCCGCGGGGTCTCGGAGCCCGCCGCCGGCAG gcccagaagaagaggaaggggaggcctATGAAGAGCCAGACAGTGAGGAGGGCTCCGAGTTTTACGAGAATGACTCCAACCGTGGGCAAGACCAACTCTCCCAGG ATGGCAGCGGCTATGAGAATCCTGAGGATGAGGCCTTGGGTCCTGAGGATGAAGACTCCTTCTCCAGCG CTGCTGAGTCTTACGAGAATGAGGATGAAGAGCTGGCCCAGCCAGTCACCAGGACAGTAG ACTTCCTGAGCCCCCGTGGGTCAGTCTGGGACCCCAGCAAGGAGGCAACCTCTCTTG GCTCCCAGTCCTACGAGGATATGAGAGGGATCCTGTATGCAGCCCCCCAGCTCCGCTCTGTTCGGGCGCAGCCTGGTCCCAGTCACGAGGAAG ATGCAGACTCCTATGAGAACATGGATAATCCCAATGGGCCAGAACCAgcgtggggaggagggggtcGCATGAGCACCTGGAGCACGAGATGA
- the CD19 gene encoding B-lymphocyte antigen CD19 isoform X4 — translation MPPPLLLFFLLFLTPEGVRPQETLQVEAKGELFRWNASALNDSGCGLGNRPSEGPKPSSRYPTSSQLYVWEKDHPEIWETDPECALPRGTLNQSLNQALALPAPDLIVAPGSTFWLPCEVPPAFVARGPISWTHVRPKKHNISLLSLDLREDAPGREMWVLGTLSGGAVLLLPQATVRDAGTYRCYHGNRTVEMQLKVIAQSVRYWLLETGGWKVPAVPLLYLIFCLGSLVSFLHLRRALILRRKRKRMTDPTRRFFKVTPPPGSGAQNQYGNVLSLPTPTSGTGRALRWAAGFGAAVQSYGSPRSDVPEAGAAGSRSPPPAGPEEEEGEAYEEPDSEEGSEFYENDSNRGQDQLSQDGSGYENPEDEALGPEDEDSFSSAAESYENEDEELAQPVTRTVDFLSPRGSVWDPSKEATSLGSQSYEDMRGILYAAPQLRSVRAQPGPSHEEDADSYENMDNPNGPEPAWGGGGRMSTWSTR, via the exons ATGccacctcctctcctcctcttcttcctcctcttccttacACCCGAGGGAGTCAGGCCCCAGGAAACACTGCAGGTGGAGGCTAAAG GGGAGCTCTTCCGGTGGAATGCTTCAGCCCTAAATGACTCAGGCTGTGGCCTGGGGAACCGACCCTCAGAGGGCCCCAAGCCCTCTTCTCGTTACCCCACAAGCTCCCAGCTGTACGTGTGGGAAAAAGACCACCCTGAGATCTGGGAGACAGACCCTGAATGTGCCCTGCCCCGGGGCACTCTGAACCAGAGCCTCAACCAAG CCTTGGCTCTCCCTGCCCCAGACCTCATCGTGGCCCCTGGCTCCACATTCTGGCTGCCCTGTGAGGTGCCCCCTGCCTTCGTGGCCAGAGGCCCCATCTCCTGGACCCACGTGCGCCCCAAGAAGCATAACATCTCCTTGCTGAGCTTAGACCTGAGGGAGGATGCCCCAGGCAGAGAGATGTGGGTCCTGGGCACCCTCAGCGGAGGGGCTGTTCTGTTGCTGCCCCAGGCCACAGTTCGAGATGCTGGTACCTATCGTTGTTACCATGGCAACAGGACCGTCGAGATGCAGCTGAAGGTCATTGCCCAGTCAG TAAGGTACTGGCTGCTGGAGACTGGTGGCTGGAAAGTCCCTGCTGTGCCATTACTTTATCTGATCTTCTGCCTGGGTTCCCTGGTGAGCTTTCTTCATCTTCGAAGAG CCCTGATcctcaggaggaaaagaaagcGAATGACCGATCCCACCAGACG GTTCTTCAAAGTGACGCCTCCCCCGGGAAGCGGGGCCCAGAATCAGTACGGCAACGTGCTCTCCCTTCCCACGCCCACCTCTGGCACGG GACGCGCCCTGAGGTGGGCTGCAGGCTTCGGGGCCGCCGTCCAGTCTTACGGAAGCCCGCGCAGCGACGTCCCGGAGGCTGGAGCCGCGGGGTCTCGGAGCCCGCCGCCGGCAG gcccagaagaagaggaaggggaggcctATGAAGAGCCAGACAGTGAGGAGGGCTCCGAGTTTTACGAGAATGACTCCAACCGTGGGCAAGACCAACTCTCCCAGG ATGGCAGCGGCTATGAGAATCCTGAGGATGAGGCCTTGGGTCCTGAGGATGAAGACTCCTTCTCCAGCG CTGCTGAGTCTTACGAGAATGAGGATGAAGAGCTGGCCCAGCCAGTCACCAGGACAGTAG ACTTCCTGAGCCCCCGTGGGTCAGTCTGGGACCCCAGCAAGGAGGCAACCTCTCTTG GCTCCCAGTCCTACGAGGATATGAGAGGGATCCTGTATGCAGCCCCCCAGCTCCGCTCTGTTCGGGCGCAGCCTGGTCCCAGTCACGAGGAAG ATGCAGACTCCTATGAGAACATGGATAATCCCAATGGGCCAGAACCAgcgtggggaggagggggtcGCATGAGCACCTGGAGCACGAGATGA